The following are encoded in a window of Saccharothrix longispora genomic DNA:
- a CDS encoding cytochrome P450, protein MALEGPLFRQRPAELYRQLRREHGPVAPVVLEGGIPAWYVIGYRELHHVLTNDHLFARDSRRWNQWDRIPPDWSLMPYVGYQPSVMFAEGAEHRRRSGAISDALGEIDQFELRQRCEEVADGLIDQFVVSGQADLMAQFAHPMPGLVVAKLFGLPDSDIPRLVRDLQTSLDGGDDAIPAYVRVAGAMQELVRRKAIVPGPDVPSRMLAHPAGLNEDELTKDLLVIMAAAQQPTSNWIGNTLRLMLTDDRFAVTLSGGRRSAGQALNEVLWEDTPTQNFVGRWATQATQLGGQRIRPGDLVIMGLAAANTDPQVRPDQHSGSSGNHAQMSFSHGEHRCPFPAPEIAEVIAKAAVEVLLDRLPDVVLSVGVDELVWRQSVWMRGLESLPVEFTPAYLSR, encoded by the coding sequence GTGGCGTTGGAAGGGCCGCTGTTCCGGCAGCGGCCCGCCGAGCTGTACCGGCAGCTCCGGCGCGAGCACGGCCCCGTCGCGCCGGTGGTGCTGGAGGGTGGCATCCCCGCCTGGTACGTCATCGGCTACCGCGAGCTGCACCACGTGCTGACCAACGACCACCTGTTCGCGCGCGACTCGCGCCGCTGGAACCAGTGGGACCGCATCCCGCCGGACTGGTCGCTCATGCCGTACGTGGGCTACCAGCCGTCGGTGATGTTCGCCGAGGGCGCCGAGCACCGCCGCCGGTCCGGGGCGATCAGCGACGCGCTCGGCGAGATCGACCAGTTCGAGCTGCGGCAGCGCTGCGAGGAGGTGGCCGACGGCCTCATCGACCAGTTCGTGGTGTCCGGGCAGGCCGACCTGATGGCGCAGTTCGCGCACCCGATGCCGGGGCTGGTGGTGGCGAAGCTGTTCGGGCTGCCCGACAGCGACATCCCGAGGCTGGTGCGCGACCTCCAGACCTCCCTGGACGGCGGTGACGACGCGATCCCCGCCTACGTGCGGGTGGCGGGCGCGATGCAGGAGTTGGTGCGGCGCAAGGCGATCGTGCCCGGCCCGGACGTGCCGTCGCGGATGCTGGCCCACCCGGCGGGGCTCAACGAGGACGAGCTGACCAAGGACCTGCTGGTCATCATGGCCGCCGCGCAGCAGCCGACGTCCAACTGGATCGGCAACACGCTGCGGCTGATGCTGACCGACGACCGGTTCGCCGTGACGCTGTCCGGTGGTCGGCGCAGCGCCGGGCAGGCGCTCAACGAGGTGCTGTGGGAGGACACGCCCACGCAGAACTTCGTGGGCCGCTGGGCCACCCAGGCGACCCAGCTGGGCGGGCAGCGCATCCGGCCGGGCGACCTGGTGATCATGGGCCTGGCTGCGGCCAACACGGACCCGCAGGTGCGGCCGGACCAGCACTCGGGGTCGTCGGGCAACCACGCCCAGATGTCGTTCAGCCACGGTGAGCACCGCTGCCCGTTCCCCGCGCCCGAGATCGCCGAGGTGATCGCGAAGGCGGCGGTGGAGGTGCTGCTGGACCGCCTGCCGGACGTGGTGCTGTCCGTGGGCGTCGACGAGCTGGTGTGGCGGCAGTCGGTGTGGATGCGCGGCCTGGAGTCGCTGCCGGTGGAGTTCACCCCGGCCTACCTGTCCCGCTGA
- a CDS encoding cytochrome P450, with product MTTARELPDILSAEFAADPYAAYRVLRERAPLLHHEATRSWIVSRYEDVERAFRNPVFTTDNYDWQIAPVHGRTILQMSGREHAVRRALVAPAFRGSVLEEKFRPVIERNARELIDGFRHDGHADLVGQFATHFPINVIVDMLGLDKADHAKFHRWYTATIAFLGNLSGDEQVAEAGRRTREEFAAHMIPIIQRRRENPGDDLLSSLCEAEIDGTRMSDEDVKAFCSLLLAAGGETTDKAIAAIFRNLLEHPDQLAAVRADRSLIPRAFAETLRYTPPVHMIMRQPAEDVELGGGVVPAGATVTCLIGAANRDPARYSHPDEFDIFRDDLNTSNAFSAAANHLAFALGRHFCVGALLAKAEVEVGVDMLLDAMPDVRLADGYRAAEHGVFTRGPAELPVVFTPVARTSMARTPVA from the coding sequence ATGACCACGGCACGGGAATTACCCGACATCCTGTCCGCGGAGTTCGCCGCCGATCCCTACGCCGCCTACCGCGTGCTGCGCGAGCGGGCGCCGCTCCTGCACCACGAGGCCACGCGGAGCTGGATCGTGTCCCGCTACGAGGACGTCGAGCGGGCCTTCCGCAACCCGGTGTTCACCACCGACAACTACGACTGGCAGATCGCGCCCGTGCACGGGCGGACGATCCTCCAGATGAGCGGTCGGGAGCACGCCGTGCGCCGCGCGCTGGTCGCCCCCGCGTTCCGGGGCAGCGTGCTGGAGGAGAAGTTCCGGCCGGTCATCGAGCGCAACGCGCGCGAGCTGATCGACGGGTTCCGCCACGACGGCCACGCCGACCTGGTGGGGCAGTTCGCCACGCACTTCCCGATCAACGTCATCGTGGACATGCTGGGCCTGGACAAGGCGGACCACGCGAAGTTCCACCGCTGGTACACCGCCACCATCGCGTTCCTCGGCAACCTCAGCGGCGACGAGCAGGTGGCCGAGGCCGGCCGGCGCACCCGCGAGGAGTTCGCCGCCCACATGATCCCGATCATCCAGCGGCGCAGGGAGAACCCCGGCGACGACCTGCTGTCCTCGCTGTGCGAAGCCGAGATCGACGGCACCCGCATGTCGGACGAGGACGTCAAGGCGTTCTGCTCGCTGCTGCTCGCGGCGGGCGGGGAGACCACGGACAAGGCCATCGCGGCGATCTTCCGCAACCTGCTGGAGCACCCCGACCAGCTCGCCGCCGTGCGCGCGGACCGGTCGCTCATCCCGAGGGCGTTCGCCGAGACGCTGCGCTACACCCCGCCGGTGCACATGATCATGCGCCAACCCGCGGAGGACGTGGAGCTGGGCGGCGGCGTGGTGCCCGCGGGCGCCACGGTGACGTGCCTGATCGGCGCGGCCAACCGCGACCCCGCCCGGTACTCGCACCCGGACGAGTTCGACATCTTCCGCGACGACCTGAACACGTCGAACGCGTTCTCCGCGGCGGCGAACCACCTCGCGTTCGCGCTGGGCCGGCACTTCTGCGTCGGCGCGCTGCTGGCGAAGGCCGAGGTCGAGGTCGGGGTGGACATGCTGCTCGACGCCATGCCCGACGTGCGGCTCGCGGACGGCTACCGGGCCGCCGAGCACGGCGTGTTCACCCGCGGCCCGGCCGAGCTGCCGGTCGTCTTCACGCCGGTGGCCCGAACCTCGATGGCCCGGACCCCGGTGGCCTGA
- the argG gene encoding argininosuccinate synthase, with protein sequence MSKVLTSLPAGERVGIAFSGGLDTSVAVAWMREKGAVPCTYTADIGQYDEPDIDSVPGRAEAYGAELARLVDCRAALVEEGLAALACGAFHIRSGGRTYFNTTPLGRAVTGTMLVRAMLDDDVQIWGDGSTYKGNDIERFYRYGLLANPSLRIYKPWLDADFVRELGGRTEMSEWLLARDLPYRASTEKAYSTDANIWGATHEAKALEHLDAGIELVEPIMGVRHWDPAVEIAPEDVSIGFEQGRPVTINGKEFGSAVDLVLEANAIGGRHGMGMSDQIENRVIEAKSRGIYEAPGMALLHAAYERLVNAIHNEDTLAAYHTEGRRLGRLMYEGRWLDPQALMVRESLQRWVGMAVTGEVTLRLRRGDDYSIMDTTGPAFSYHPDKLSMERTEDSAFGPVDRIGQLTMRNLDIADSRAKLEQYAGLGLVGSRQSTLIDTARVTPTKLIGAMPEGGAEVIASRGTVADDELLDHAAMESGTD encoded by the coding sequence GTGTCCAAGGTGCTCACTTCCCTCCCCGCCGGCGAACGCGTCGGCATCGCCTTCTCCGGCGGTCTCGACACTTCGGTGGCGGTCGCGTGGATGCGTGAGAAGGGGGCGGTGCCGTGCACGTACACCGCCGACATCGGCCAGTACGACGAGCCGGACATCGACTCGGTGCCGGGGCGCGCCGAGGCGTACGGCGCGGAGCTGGCCCGCCTGGTCGACTGCCGCGCGGCGCTGGTGGAGGAGGGGCTGGCGGCACTCGCCTGCGGCGCCTTCCACATCCGCTCGGGCGGTCGCACCTACTTCAACACCACCCCGCTCGGCCGGGCCGTGACGGGCACCATGCTGGTGCGCGCCATGCTCGACGACGACGTGCAGATCTGGGGCGACGGCTCCACCTACAAGGGCAACGACATCGAGCGGTTCTACCGCTACGGCCTGCTGGCCAACCCGTCGCTGCGGATCTACAAGCCGTGGCTGGACGCCGACTTCGTGCGCGAGCTGGGCGGTCGCACGGAGATGTCGGAGTGGCTGCTGGCGCGTGATCTGCCGTACCGGGCCAGCACGGAGAAGGCGTACTCCACCGACGCCAACATCTGGGGCGCGACGCACGAGGCCAAGGCGCTGGAGCACCTCGACGCGGGCATCGAGCTGGTCGAGCCGATCATGGGCGTGCGGCACTGGGACCCGGCCGTCGAGATCGCGCCCGAGGACGTGTCGATCGGCTTCGAGCAGGGCCGGCCGGTGACGATCAACGGCAAGGAGTTCGGCTCCGCCGTCGACCTGGTGCTGGAGGCCAACGCGATCGGCGGCCGGCACGGCATGGGCATGTCCGACCAGATCGAGAACCGCGTCATCGAGGCCAAGAGCCGGGGCATCTACGAGGCGCCGGGCATGGCGCTGCTGCACGCGGCCTACGAGCGGCTGGTCAACGCGATCCACAACGAGGACACGCTGGCCGCGTACCACACCGAGGGCCGCAGGCTCGGCCGGCTGATGTACGAGGGCCGCTGGCTGGACCCGCAGGCCCTGATGGTGCGCGAGTCGCTCCAGCGCTGGGTCGGCATGGCGGTCACCGGCGAGGTGACCCTGCGCCTGCGGCGCGGTGACGACTACTCCATCATGGACACCACCGGGCCGGCGTTCAGCTACCACCCGGACAAGCTGTCCATGGAGCGCACCGAGGACTCCGCGTTCGGCCCGGTCGACCGCATCGGCCAGCTGACGATGCGCAACCTCGACATCGCCGACTCGCGCGCCAAGCTGGAGCAGTACGCCGGCCTCGGCCTGGTGGGCAGCAGGCAGTCGACGCTGATCGACACCGCGCGGGTCACCCCGACCAAGCTCATCGGCGCGATGCCCGAGGGCGGGGCCGAGGTCATCGCCTCCCGCGGCACGGTCGCCGACGACGAGCTGCTCGACCACGCGGCCATGGAGTCCGGCACCGACTGA
- a CDS encoding roadblock/LC7 domain-containing protein — MNTTDRDLDWLLENLLDRTPGSRHALVLSKDGLKLCRTRGLSVDQADQLAAIASGMQSLAYGASVEFGDGTGGVRQSMTEFHGGLLFIVEAGQGAHLAVVAVDDADAGVIGHNMNELVEQIGDYLSTPPRQSPYSSRPA, encoded by the coding sequence ATGAACACCACCGACCGCGACCTCGACTGGTTGCTGGAGAACCTCCTCGACAGGACCCCCGGCTCCCGGCACGCCCTGGTGCTGTCCAAGGACGGCCTCAAGCTGTGCCGCACCCGCGGCCTCTCGGTGGACCAGGCCGACCAGCTCGCCGCCATCGCCTCGGGCATGCAGAGCCTCGCCTACGGCGCGTCCGTCGAGTTCGGCGACGGCACGGGCGGTGTGCGCCAGTCGATGACCGAGTTCCACGGTGGCCTGCTCTTCATCGTCGAGGCCGGGCAGGGCGCGCACCTGGCCGTCGTCGCCGTCGACGACGCCGACGCGGGCGTCATCGGCCACAACATGAACGAACTGGTCGAGCAGATCGGCGACTACCTCTCGACACCGCCGCGCCAGTCCCCGTACAGCTCGCGACCGGCATGA
- a CDS encoding DUF742 domain-containing protein, protein MSPRLDDEDPDRLYTITGGRSRVDAGSVDLVTLIVSESEPSPGMQSEHVRILRICRRPTAVVELSSDLKLPVSVVKILLCDLLDAGVVTARHPMTRRTPDELPSPELLKQVLIGLQNL, encoded by the coding sequence ATGAGCCCGCGCCTCGACGACGAGGACCCGGACCGCCTCTACACCATCACCGGCGGCCGCAGCCGGGTCGACGCCGGGTCGGTCGACCTGGTGACGCTGATCGTCAGCGAGAGCGAGCCGTCGCCGGGCATGCAGTCGGAGCACGTCCGCATCCTGCGGATCTGCCGCCGTCCCACCGCCGTCGTGGAGCTGTCGTCGGACCTGAAGCTGCCGGTCAGCGTCGTGAAGATCCTGCTGTGCGACCTGCTGGACGCCGGCGTGGTGACCGCCCGCCACCCGATGACCCGCCGCACGCCGGACGAACTCCCCTCCCCGGAACTGCTGAAGCAGGTGCTCATTGGACTCCAGAACCTCTGA
- a CDS encoding GTP-binding protein produces the protein MDSRTSDTAAREPLRATAHHGLKIVVVGGFGVGKTTMVRSVSEIRPLSTEETMTSAGIGVDDNDAVRSKSTTTVAFDFGRITLNDELVLYLFGAPGQERFWFVWDQLFAGTLGAVVLVDTRRVADSWYAIDRLEHHGTPFIVARNDFGGPHHSLDQLRDALDLPSHVPLVDCDARRRDSSKAVLVALVNHLFALSSARETTP, from the coding sequence TTGGACTCCAGAACCTCTGACACCGCGGCGCGCGAACCGCTGCGGGCCACCGCCCACCACGGCCTCAAGATCGTCGTGGTCGGCGGTTTCGGCGTGGGCAAGACCACCATGGTGCGCTCGGTGAGCGAGATCAGGCCGCTGTCCACCGAGGAGACCATGACCAGCGCCGGGATCGGCGTGGACGACAACGACGCCGTGCGGTCGAAGAGCACCACCACGGTCGCGTTCGACTTCGGCCGCATCACGCTCAACGACGAACTGGTGCTCTACCTGTTCGGCGCGCCCGGCCAGGAGCGGTTCTGGTTCGTGTGGGACCAGCTGTTCGCCGGGACGCTCGGGGCGGTCGTCCTGGTGGACACGCGGCGCGTGGCGGACTCCTGGTACGCCATCGACCGCCTGGAGCACCACGGCACGCCGTTCATCGTGGCGCGCAACGACTTCGGCGGTCCCCACCACTCGCTCGACCAGCTCCGCGACGCCCTCGACCTGCCGTCCCACGTCCCCCTGGTCGACTGCGACGCACGCCGGCGCGACTCCAGCAAGGCCGTGCTGGTCGCGCTGGTCAACCACCTCTTCGCCTTGTCCTCCGCCAGGGAGACCACGCCGTGA
- a CDS encoding alpha/beta fold hydrolase produces MDVRSRNNVTVSGRADGRPLVFSHGFGCDQNMWRLVAPAFEAEHRVVLFDHVGAGNSDLSAWRPERYSSLRGYASDVLELLDELDLRDAVFVGHSVSAMIGVLAANEDPSRFGALVLVGPSPRYVDDGDYVGGFTAEDIEELLDSLDSNYLGWSAAMAPAIMGNAERPELGRELTESFCRTDPEIARHFARVTFLSDNRDDLAGVGVPTLVLQCREDVIAHRRVGEFVHRAVPGSEFVVLDATGHCPNLSAPEETTAAIRDFLGRPGSARP; encoded by the coding sequence ATGGACGTGCGGAGCAGGAACAACGTGACCGTCTCCGGTCGTGCGGACGGCCGACCGCTGGTGTTCTCGCACGGTTTCGGCTGCGACCAGAACATGTGGCGGCTGGTGGCGCCCGCGTTCGAGGCGGAGCACCGGGTGGTGCTGTTCGACCACGTCGGCGCCGGGAACTCCGACCTGTCGGCGTGGCGGCCGGAGCGCTACTCGTCGTTGCGCGGCTACGCCTCCGACGTGCTGGAACTGCTGGACGAGTTGGACCTGCGCGACGCGGTGTTCGTCGGGCACTCGGTGAGCGCGATGATCGGCGTCCTGGCCGCGAACGAGGACCCGTCGCGCTTCGGCGCCCTGGTCCTGGTCGGGCCGTCGCCGCGCTACGTGGATGACGGCGACTACGTCGGCGGGTTCACCGCCGAGGACATCGAGGAGCTGCTGGACTCCCTGGACAGCAACTACCTGGGCTGGTCGGCCGCGATGGCGCCGGCCATCATGGGCAACGCGGAGCGCCCGGAGCTGGGCCGGGAGCTGACCGAGAGCTTCTGCCGCACCGACCCGGAGATCGCCCGGCACTTCGCGCGCGTGACGTTCCTGTCGGACAACCGCGACGACCTGGCCGGGGTGGGCGTGCCGACCCTGGTCCTCCAGTGCCGCGAGGACGTCATCGCCCACCGGCGCGTCGGCGAGTTCGTGCACCGCGCCGTGCCCGGCAGCGAGTTCGTCGTGCTCGACGCGACCGGGCACTGCCCGAACCTGAGCGCGCCGGAGGAGACCACCGCCGCCATCCGGGACTTCCTGGGCCGTCCCGGGAGCGCGCGACCGTGA
- a CDS encoding ATP-binding protein, giving the protein MSAHTPSSGPPANPPARPAVLAAVTALVVAGGLVTWAVLVTPEHSRLLVGGCAGAAALALVVAVTAAVRQRTAARHFRDRAALVAAEAADLADRLAPALVERLRAGSAPATALTEVEKPVNPHHERVLRTLAEEVGRGERARSAAMAACGNAAGRMQALATSMLADLREMEDRHGEEVLGDLLRLDHSTAQAGRLADSIAVLTGSRSGRRWTKPIVMESILRGAVGRVSAYQRVRTHSASSSAVVGYAAEGVMHALAELVDNACNFSPPSEQVHVYVEEAQAGVVVTIEDGGLVMGDLALRRAERLVSGDSLDLTGLSGTRLGLAVVGRLARKHGLVVSFRPSSRGGTGVVVMIPRTLITEPRQSGGGRRRSTDSRGYGGNGLPAFEPALSTIETLDLPIQHVPAQNSQAQNSQAQNQPAQNQPAQRPATIHPSPIQPAAVEPVPAQPTHAPQEHTAQPADTSDDVPEQDSPAEDVVLPRRHRGSTLGATFPGPPRRPVDPAPPRADAGSRFSAFRSATRPESRPTHTGPQNSAPQNNAPGPDEREPDAHVGPGHDPAVEGFGEPGARPHPEVEPLRGEAPHWPS; this is encoded by the coding sequence ATGTCAGCACACACCCCGTCCAGCGGTCCCCCGGCGAACCCCCCGGCGCGACCGGCCGTCCTCGCCGCGGTGACCGCGCTGGTCGTCGCAGGCGGCCTGGTCACGTGGGCGGTGCTCGTCACGCCGGAGCACTCGCGGCTCCTCGTCGGCGGGTGCGCCGGCGCCGCCGCGCTCGCGCTGGTCGTCGCGGTGACCGCGGCGGTGCGCCAGCGGACCGCCGCGCGCCACTTCCGCGACCGCGCCGCCCTGGTGGCCGCCGAGGCCGCCGACCTGGCCGACCGGCTGGCGCCCGCGCTCGTCGAGCGGCTGCGCGCCGGGTCCGCCCCGGCGACCGCGCTCACCGAGGTCGAGAAGCCCGTCAACCCCCACCACGAGCGCGTGCTGCGCACCCTCGCCGAGGAGGTCGGCCGGGGTGAGCGCGCCCGGTCCGCCGCGATGGCCGCCTGCGGCAACGCCGCGGGCCGGATGCAGGCCCTGGCCACCAGCATGCTCGCGGACCTGCGCGAGATGGAGGACCGGCACGGCGAGGAGGTGCTCGGCGACCTGCTCAGGCTCGACCACAGCACCGCCCAGGCCGGTCGCCTCGCGGACAGCATCGCCGTGCTCACCGGGTCGCGCTCCGGCCGCCGCTGGACCAAGCCGATCGTCATGGAGTCGATCCTGCGCGGCGCCGTCGGCCGGGTCAGCGCCTACCAGCGCGTGCGCACCCACTCCGCCAGCTCGTCGGCCGTCGTCGGCTACGCCGCGGAGGGCGTGATGCACGCCCTCGCCGAACTGGTCGACAACGCCTGCAACTTCTCCCCGCCCTCCGAGCAGGTCCACGTCTACGTGGAGGAGGCGCAGGCGGGCGTCGTCGTCACCATCGAGGACGGCGGCCTGGTCATGGGCGACCTGGCGCTGCGCCGCGCCGAGCGGCTGGTGTCCGGCGACTCGCTCGACCTCACCGGCCTGTCCGGCACCCGCCTCGGCCTCGCCGTGGTGGGCAGGCTCGCGCGCAAGCACGGCCTGGTCGTGTCGTTCCGCCCGTCGTCGCGCGGCGGCACCGGCGTCGTCGTGATGATCCCGCGCACGCTCATCACCGAGCCCCGCCAGAGCGGCGGCGGCAGGCGGCGCTCCACCGACTCGCGGGGGTACGGCGGGAACGGCCTGCCGGCCTTCGAGCCCGCGCTGTCGACGATCGAGACGCTGGACCTCCCCATCCAGCACGTGCCCGCCCAGAACTCCCAGGCACAGAACTCCCAGGCGCAGAACCAGCCTGCCCAGAACCAGCCGGCCCAGCGCCCGGCCACGATCCACCCCTCCCCGATCCAGCCCGCCGCGGTCGAGCCCGTCCCGGCGCAGCCCACCCACGCACCGCAGGAGCACACCGCGCAGCCCGCCGACACCTCCGACGACGTGCCCGAGCAGGACTCCCCCGCGGAGGACGTCGTGCTGCCCCGCCGCCACCGCGGCAGCACGCTCGGCGCCACGTTCCCCGGCCCGCCCCGCCGTCCGGTCGACCCCGCACCGCCGCGCGCGGACGCGGGCAGCAGGTTCAGCGCGTTCCGCAGCGCGACCCGCCCCGAGAGCCGCCCGACGCACACCGGCCCGCAGAACAGCGCACCGCAGAACAACGCCCCCGGCCCGGACGAGCGCGAGCCGGACGCCCACGTCGGGCCCGGCCACGACCCGGCCGTCGAGGGCTTCGGCGAGCCGGGCGCCCGTCCCCACCCCGAAGTCGAACCGCTGCGCGGCGAGGCGCCCCACTGGCCGTCCTGA
- a CDS encoding STAS domain-containing protein, with the protein MFDVILSSDGGTHTLALVGELDHQSAPRVHEALDRLHPAPGDRVVLSLEGLAFCDSSGLSAFIAAYERVTAAGAALTLAAPPATLTRMLRTTGLDDVLPWRDDDRGRRAR; encoded by the coding sequence GTGTTCGACGTGATCCTGAGCAGCGACGGCGGCACCCACACCCTGGCCCTCGTCGGCGAGCTGGACCACCAGAGCGCCCCTCGGGTGCACGAGGCGCTGGACCGGCTGCACCCGGCGCCGGGCGACCGGGTCGTGCTGTCCCTGGAAGGGCTGGCGTTCTGCGACTCCAGCGGTCTGAGCGCCTTCATCGCCGCCTACGAGCGGGTCACCGCCGCGGGTGCCGCGCTCACCCTCGCCGCCCCGCCCGCGACCCTGACCAGGATGCTGCGCACCACGGGCCTGGACGACGTGCTGCCCTGGCGGGACGACGACCGGGGCCGGCGGGCCAGGTAG
- a CDS encoding PP2C family protein-serine/threonine phosphatase, whose translation MGEPEEPGDDGDRRSDERVVFSSLLEDSAEDLYDNAPCGYLSTLLDGEIAKVNNTLLGWLGYRREDLVGARRFTDLLTAGGKLYHETHYAPMLRMHGEARELALDLVAADGRRLPALVTATVKTTEGGQPQLVRLTVFDARERRAYERELLEAKRKAERERERLERLTGTLQRTLLPDALPAIDGLDVAAHYQAASADQVGGDFYDLFPLGCDRWGFFLGDVCGKGPEAAVLTSLTRYALRAAATVHDTDPVAVLTTLNAVLLQHRRPGAPRFCTVLFGLLEPDGDGFAVTLAGGGHPPALLLRATGGVEALHTTGGQLVGALANARFATTSARLEPGDVFVLYSDGLTEARRADGTMLEEEGLAEAAAGFTGLRAPAVVESLVDLLEKWSGMPSDDTAVLAIGVVPAEAPCST comes from the coding sequence GTGGGCGAGCCCGAGGAGCCCGGGGACGACGGCGACCGGCGGTCCGACGAGCGGGTGGTGTTCTCCTCGCTGCTGGAGGACAGCGCCGAGGACCTGTACGACAACGCGCCGTGCGGCTACCTGTCCACCCTGCTGGACGGCGAGATCGCCAAGGTCAACAACACGCTGCTGGGCTGGCTCGGCTACCGCCGGGAGGACCTGGTCGGCGCGCGGCGCTTCACCGACCTGCTGACCGCGGGCGGCAAGCTGTACCACGAGACGCACTACGCGCCGATGCTGCGCATGCACGGCGAGGCCCGCGAGCTGGCGCTGGACCTGGTGGCGGCGGACGGCCGCCGGCTGCCCGCGCTGGTCACCGCCACCGTGAAGACCACCGAGGGCGGCCAGCCGCAGCTGGTGCGCCTCACCGTGTTCGACGCCCGCGAGCGCCGCGCGTACGAGCGGGAGCTGCTGGAGGCCAAGCGGAAGGCCGAGCGGGAGCGCGAACGCCTGGAACGCCTCACCGGCACCCTCCAGCGGACCCTGCTGCCCGACGCGCTGCCCGCGATCGACGGCCTCGACGTCGCGGCGCACTACCAGGCCGCGTCCGCCGACCAGGTGGGCGGCGACTTCTACGACCTGTTCCCCCTGGGCTGCGACCGGTGGGGGTTCTTCCTCGGCGACGTGTGCGGCAAGGGCCCCGAGGCGGCCGTGCTGACCTCGCTCACCCGCTACGCCCTGCGGGCCGCCGCCACCGTGCACGACACCGACCCGGTCGCGGTGCTGACCACGCTCAACGCGGTCCTGCTCCAGCACCGCAGGCCCGGCGCGCCGCGGTTCTGCACCGTCCTGTTCGGACTGCTGGAACCGGACGGCGACGGTTTCGCCGTCACCCTCGCGGGCGGCGGCCACCCGCCGGCGCTGCTGCTGCGCGCCACCGGCGGGGTGGAGGCGCTGCACACCACCGGCGGGCAGCTCGTCGGCGCGCTGGCCAACGCCCGGTTCGCCACCACCTCGGCGCGGCTGGAACCCGGTGACGTGTTCGTCCTGTACTCCGACGGCCTCACCGAGGCGCGCCGCGCCGACGGCACGATGCTGGAGGAGGAGGGCCTGGCCGAGGCGGCCGCCGGGTTCACCGGCCTGCGCGCGCCCGCCGTGGTCGAGTCCCTGGTGGACCTGCTGGAGAAGTGGTCCGGGATGCCGTCGGACGACACCGCCGTCCTCGCGATCGGGGTGGTCCCCGCGGAGGCGCCGTGTTCGACGTGA
- a CDS encoding SGNH/GDSL hydrolase family protein — protein MSEQLRFRVLGDSLAAGVGCARVEQTPGHLLAEVLREAGHRVDLGVHAVSGARSTGLAAQVRAAAPTGVDLALIVIGANDLTSFTPPAQGAALLHDAVADLRRAGGRVVVTTAPDLGVVSHVPPAYRSFVSQASGLYARAQADAVVRAGGVVADIGSHLHGRFAADPRLFSADRFHPSPAGYALIADALAPYVLAAADQRAA, from the coding sequence ATGAGCGAACAACTCCGCTTCCGCGTCCTCGGCGACTCGCTCGCCGCCGGTGTCGGGTGCGCGCGGGTCGAGCAGACCCCCGGGCACCTGCTGGCCGAGGTGCTGCGCGAGGCCGGGCACCGGGTGGACCTCGGCGTGCACGCGGTGTCCGGCGCGCGGTCGACCGGCCTGGCCGCCCAGGTCCGCGCCGCCGCGCCCACCGGCGTCGACCTGGCGCTGATCGTGATCGGCGCGAACGACCTGACCTCGTTCACCCCGCCCGCGCAGGGCGCCGCGCTGCTGCACGACGCCGTCGCCGACCTGCGCCGCGCGGGCGGACGGGTCGTGGTGACCACCGCGCCCGACCTCGGCGTCGTCTCGCACGTGCCGCCCGCCTACCGGTCGTTCGTGTCGCAGGCCAGCGGGCTCTACGCCCGGGCCCAAGCCGACGCGGTGGTGCGCGCCGGCGGGGTGGTGGCCGACATCGGGTCCCACCTGCACGGCCGCTTCGCCGCCGACCCCCGCCTGTTCTCGGCGGACCGCTTCCACCCCTCGCCCGCCGGGTACGCGCTGATCGCGGACGCCCTCGCCCCGTACGTCCTGGCGGCGGCCGACCAGCGGGCCGCCTGA